AGGCGGCGCTGGGCCGCACGGCCGGGCCGCCGTCCGGTGCCACGCTGCCCGGCGCCTCGAGGTCCACGCTCCCCGGCCTGCCCGAGGCGACGCTGCCCGGGCTGCCGGAGGGCGCGCTGCCCGAGGATGCGCTGACCGGCCGGTCCGAGGGTGCGGTGCCGGAGGGGGAGCCGGTCGAGGCGGCCGTGGGTGCGCCGGCCGCAGACCGGAGTGCGCCCACGTCGCCGGCCGGCCCGCCGACATGGCCGGACCCGACCTCGGTGCGCGCGGTCGCCTGACCCGCGGCTACTCCGCGTCGGTCCGCAGCGCCGCCCAGACGACCTTGCCGCCGTCGGGCAGCGCCAGGCTGCCCCACGCCTGTGACATCTCGCCGACCAGCAGCAGGCCGCGGCCGCCCGGCGTGTGCGGGTCCGGGTGGGTGGGCACGGCCGGCCGTGGGCTGCCGTCGCGCACCGCGAGCAGCAGTTTTCCGTCCGCGATCGCGAGCGTCATGTCCATCGGGGTGCCGGCGTGCCGGACCGCGTTCGTGACCAGCTCGCTGGCGATCACGCAGGCGGTGTCCGCGACCGCGGGCACGTTCCACCGGGTGCAGGCGTCGACGACCAGGTGCCGGGCTGCCCGACTGGAGTCCGCGACCGGCGGCAGCGAGGCCCGGACCGTATGGTGCGAGGGCTGGGCTGTCATCACTGGCGACGGTCTTCCCGCTCGGCGGTACGCGTTCGTAGCAGGCGACCAATACCCACGATGACGGAACGTGAAACAATCCGTCATAAAGTAACTTTGAGTGCTTTCTTGATGGCTCGTCGTATCTGAGGTTTCGCTGAGGGCGGAGGGCCGATCCGGGCCCTCCGTGGCTAGCGTTGACCGCATGACGGGGGAGACCACACCGCCGGTCGGGCTGCGCGCGCTCGCGCCCCACCTGCGCTCGCACTGGCCCACGCTGACGGTCGTCGCGCTGCTGTCCATGCTGGGCGCGGCCGCCTCGCTGGTCCAGCCGCTGCTCACCCGCGACCTGCTGGACGCGATCGGCGCGTCCGAGACGATCGGCGGCCTGGTCGTGCTGCTGGCCGTGCTGGTGCTGGCCGCCGCCGGCATCAACGCGGTCCGGGACTACCTGTTGCAGCGCACCGCCGAGGGCGTGGTGCTCGGCACCCGCCGCCGGCTCGCCCACCACCTGCTGCGCCTGCCGATCGCGGAGTACGACGCCCGGCGCACCGGCGATCTGCTCTCCCGGGTCGGCGCGGACACCACGCTGCTGCGCGCGGTCGTCACGTCCGGGCTGTTCGACATCGCGGCCGGCGTGGTGATGGTGGTCGGCGCGATCGTCGCGATGGCGTTGCTCGATCCGCTGCTGCTCGGCGTCACGCTGCTCGCGCTGGTCCTGGGCATGGGCATCGCGATCACCGCGTCCCGGCGGGTGCGCGCGCTGTCCCGCGCCACCCAGGCCCGGATCGGCGAGATGACCTCCACGGTGGAGCGGGCGATCTCCGCGGCGCGCACGATCCGGGCCGCCCGCGCCGAGGGGCGCGAGGCCGACCTGGTGGTGGCGAGCGCCGAGGGGGCGTACGCGGCGGGTCTGCGGGTGGCCCGGCTGCAGGCGCTGATCTCCCCGGTGGCGACCACGGCCACCCAGGGCGCGTTCCTGGCGGTGCTGGGCGTGGGTGGCGCGCGGGTCGCGGCCGGCGACATCACGGTCGGTGACCTGGTGGCGTTCATCCTCTTCCTCTTCTTCCTGGTGATGCCGCTCGGCCAGGCGATCGGGGCGTACACCCAGCTGCAGACCGGGCTCGGCGCGCTGGAGCGGATCGAGGAGGTGCTGCGCATCCCGGCGGAGGAGAACGGTGCCGACGCCACGGGCGCGGCCCCCGGCCGTACCGCGGTGGAGTTCGAGGGCGTCGGTTTCGGCTATCCGGCGGCGGACGGGCCGGTGCTGAGCGACGTCAGTTTCACCGTGCCGTACGGGACGCGGACCGCGCTGGTCGGTCCGTCCGGCGCGGGGAAGTCCACGCTGCTGGCGCTGGTCGAGCGGTTCTACGAGAGCACGGCCGGCACGATCCGGGTGGACGGGCGGGACGTGCGTGAGCAGAGCCGCGACGCGCTGCGGTCCCGGCTCGGCTACGTCGAGCAGGAGGCGCCGGTGCTGGCCGGCACGATCCGGGAGAACCTGCTGCTGGCCGCGCCGGACACGGACGACGCCCGGCTGCTGGAGGTGCTGGAGTCGGTCAACCTCACCGGCATCGTCACGCGCACCGGCCTCGGGCTGGACGCGCAGGTCGGCGAGGGCGGCGTGCTGCTGTCCGGCGGCGAGCGGCAGCGGCTGGCGATCGCCCGCGCGCTGCTCACCGACGCGCCGATCCTGCTGATGGACGAGCCGACCAGCAACCTGGACGCGCGCAACGAGGCCGCGCTGCGCCGCGCGATCGACGCCGCCGCCGCGACCCGCACGCTGCTGGTGGTGGCGCACCGCCTCTCCACGGTCGTCGAGTCCGACCAGATCGTGGTGATGGAGTCCGGGCGGGTGGTCGCGACCGGGCGGCACGAGGAGCTGGTGGAGTCGAGTCCGCTCTATCGCGAGCTGGCCGCGCACCAACTGTTGGTTCCGGAGGCGGAGTCGCTCCGGTCCGGCGCGGCATGGTCGGGTCGGAAACCGGGCTGATCTGACCGGTGCCCCTCACCACTCTGCGGCGTGATGAAGTAGCGTTTCGCACCATGGGTGTGTCGTCACGGTTGAAGAGCCGCTTCCAGAAGTTCCTGCAGCGCCCAGGGACGACCGTCGATCTCGCGCCGCTGCAGAAGCGGCTGCCGGCGGTCGAGGCGCTGGAGGAGGAGCTCAAGGAGCTCGACGACGCCGAGCTGACCGAGCGGGCCGGCGCGGCGGACGAGATCGTCGAGATCTGCGCGATCGGCCGTGAGGCCGCGCGCCGGGGCCTCGACCAGCGGCCGTACGACGAGCAGGTGCTCGGCGTGATGGCGCTGCTCTCCGGCAAGGTCGCCGAGATGGCCACCGGCGAGGGCAAGACGCTGACCGCCGCGATCGCCGCCTACGGCCACGTCCGCCAGGGCCGCGGCCCGGTGCACGTGCTGACCGTCAACGACTACCTCGCGGCCCGCGACGCGGACTGGATGCGCCCGGTCCTGACGCTGCTCGGCCTCACGGTCGGCTCGGTCACCGAGGCGTCCACGCCGGAGGAGCGGCGCGCCGCCTACGGCTGCGACGTCACCTACGTCTCCGTCTCCGAGGCCGGCTTCGACTACCTGCGCGACCAGCTCGTGGTCGACATCGAGGACCGGGTGCAGCGCGAGCTGTCCACCGCGATCGTCGACGAGGCCGACTCGATCCTGATCGACGAGGCGCGCGTGCCGATGGTGCTGGCCGGCACCGTGCCCGGCGAGCAGGACCCGGTGCACGCCGCCGCCGCGCTGGTCAAGGGCCTGCGGCGGAACCGCGACTACGAGATCGCGGAGGACGGCCGCAGCGTCGCGTTCACCACCGAGGGCACCGAGAAGATCGAGAAGAAGCTCGACGGCATCGACCTCTACGCCGACGAGAACTTCGACCAGCTCTCCGCGCTCAACGTGGCGCTGCACGCGCACGCGCTGCTGCACCGCGACGTCGACTACATCGTGCGCAACGGCGCCGTCGAGCTGGTCGACGAGTCGCGCGGCCGGGTCGCGCAGCGCCGCCGCTGGCCGGACGGGCTGCAGGCCGCGGTCGAGGCCAAGGAGGGGCTGTCGGCGACCAGCGAGGGCGAGGTGCTGCAGACCATCACGGTGCAGTCCTTCATCGCGCTCTACAAGACGGTCTGCGGCATGACCGCCACCGCGGTGCTCGTCGGTGACCAGCTCCGCGAGTTCTTCAAGCTCGAGGTCGCGGTCATCCCGCCGCACAAGCCGAACATTCGCGAGGACCTTCCCGACCGCATCTTCGCGACGCGGCAGGAGAAGGAGGACGCGCTGGTCAAGGAGATCCAGGAGGCCCACGAGACGGGCCGCCCGGTGCTGATCGGCACGCGCGACGTGAAGGAGTCGGAGAGCCTGGCCGCCGCGCTCGAGGCCGCCGGCGTCCCGTGCGTGGTGCTGAACGCGAAGAACGACGCGGAGGAGGCGGCGATCATCGCGGAGGCCGGCAAGCGCGGCGCGGTGACCGTCTCCACCCAGATGGCCGGCCGCGGCGTCGACATCCGGCTCGGCGGCAGCGACGAGGCCGACCACGACGAGGTCGCCGAGCTCGGTGGGCTCTACATGATCGGCACCGGCCGGTTCGACAGCGGCCGCATCGACGACCAGCTCCGCGGCCGCGCCGGCCGGCAGGGCGACCCGGGCACGTCCGTCTTCTACGGCAGCCTGGAGGACGACCTGATCGTCCGGAACGCGGGCGACATGATCCCGCCGTCGCCGCACATGGACATGGACGGCGTGGTCACCGACGAGCGGGTGGACTACGCGGTCGGGCACGCGCAGCGCGTCGCCGAGGGCGTCGGTCACGAGATCCACCGCAACACCTGGCGCTACAACGTGGTCATCGAGCAGCAGCGGGCGGCGCTCTCCGAGCGTCGCGAGCGCCTGCTCACCACGGACGTCGCGGCGGACATGCTGCGGTCGAAGTTCCCGGAGGAGACCGCGGAGGTCGACGACGAGGTGCTGAGCAAGGTCTCCCGGTCGATCGCGCTCTACCACCTCGACCGGCTCTGGGCCGAGCACCTGTCCTACCTGTCCGAGGTGCGGGAGGGCGTGCACCTGCGGGCGCTCGGCAAGCTGGACCCGCTGGACGAGTTCCACCGGGCCGCGGTGCCGGCGTTCGGCAAGATCATGCCGGAGATCGAGGACCGGACGGTCGACACGTTCGCCGAGATCGACGAGGTGACCGACACCTGGGAGCCGGCCCAGGCCAACCTGGTCCGCCCGTCCGCGACGTGGACGTACCT
This genomic window from Catenuloplanes niger contains:
- a CDS encoding ATP-binding protein — translated: MTAQPSHHTVRASLPPVADSSRAARHLVVDACTRWNVPAVADTACVIASELVTNAVRHAGTPMDMTLAIADGKLLLAVRDGSPRPAVPTHPDPHTPGGRGLLLVGEMSQAWGSLALPDGGKVVWAALRTDAE
- a CDS encoding ABC transporter ATP-binding protein, whose translation is MTGETTPPVGLRALAPHLRSHWPTLTVVALLSMLGAAASLVQPLLTRDLLDAIGASETIGGLVVLLAVLVLAAAGINAVRDYLLQRTAEGVVLGTRRRLAHHLLRLPIAEYDARRTGDLLSRVGADTTLLRAVVTSGLFDIAAGVVMVVGAIVAMALLDPLLLGVTLLALVLGMGIAITASRRVRALSRATQARIGEMTSTVERAISAARTIRAARAEGREADLVVASAEGAYAAGLRVARLQALISPVATTATQGAFLAVLGVGGARVAAGDITVGDLVAFILFLFFLVMPLGQAIGAYTQLQTGLGALERIEEVLRIPAEENGADATGAAPGRTAVEFEGVGFGYPAADGPVLSDVSFTVPYGTRTALVGPSGAGKSTLLALVERFYESTAGTIRVDGRDVREQSRDALRSRLGYVEQEAPVLAGTIRENLLLAAPDTDDARLLEVLESVNLTGIVTRTGLGLDAQVGEGGVLLSGGERQRLAIARALLTDAPILLMDEPTSNLDARNEAALRRAIDAAAATRTLLVVAHRLSTVVESDQIVVMESGRVVATGRHEELVESSPLYRELAAHQLLVPEAESLRSGAAWSGRKPG
- the secA2 gene encoding accessory Sec system translocase SecA2; its protein translation is MGVSSRLKSRFQKFLQRPGTTVDLAPLQKRLPAVEALEEELKELDDAELTERAGAADEIVEICAIGREAARRGLDQRPYDEQVLGVMALLSGKVAEMATGEGKTLTAAIAAYGHVRQGRGPVHVLTVNDYLAARDADWMRPVLTLLGLTVGSVTEASTPEERRAAYGCDVTYVSVSEAGFDYLRDQLVVDIEDRVQRELSTAIVDEADSILIDEARVPMVLAGTVPGEQDPVHAAAALVKGLRRNRDYEIAEDGRSVAFTTEGTEKIEKKLDGIDLYADENFDQLSALNVALHAHALLHRDVDYIVRNGAVELVDESRGRVAQRRRWPDGLQAAVEAKEGLSATSEGEVLQTITVQSFIALYKTVCGMTATAVLVGDQLREFFKLEVAVIPPHKPNIREDLPDRIFATRQEKEDALVKEIQEAHETGRPVLIGTRDVKESESLAAALEAAGVPCVVLNAKNDAEEAAIIAEAGKRGAVTVSTQMAGRGVDIRLGGSDEADHDEVAELGGLYMIGTGRFDSGRIDDQLRGRAGRQGDPGTSVFYGSLEDDLIVRNAGDMIPPSPHMDMDGVVTDERVDYAVGHAQRVAEGVGHEIHRNTWRYNVVIEQQRAALSERRERLLTTDVAADMLRSKFPEETAEVDDEVLSKVSRSIALYHLDRLWAEHLSYLSEVREGVHLRALGKLDPLDEFHRAAVPAFGKIMPEIEDRTVDTFAEIDEVTDTWEPAQANLVRPSATWTYLVHDNPFGSELDRLIAAVGRRLVTGRK